The Elgaria multicarinata webbii isolate HBS135686 ecotype San Diego chromosome 15, rElgMul1.1.pri, whole genome shotgun sequence sequence AATGGGCCGGCCTCGGGTCCGGTGGCTGCTCTGGCGGCGGCCGGGGCGGACCGCTCGGCCTTGCCGGGGTGGGGCGCGGGCTCCTGCGCCTCCCCGCCTCTTGCTCCGGGTTCTCCGCCGGGCCGCAGCGCGTGGCCTTTTGGGGGGCCAGCCCCTGGGGTCACTTGGCTTGCAAAcggcctcccacccacccccaatgcacCCCCTTTCCTGAATGCCAGAGTTCTTTCCCCAACCCCCTCTtcggttggggaggggggttgtttttcTCCTGCGCTCTCTCtttgttctccctccccccccatgcccAGATGTGCACAAACagctgggctgggggtggggtgggggagagctgtTGTCTTAAATAAGCAGCCCCTTGGAATCCTATTGGGGTTTGCAGTAACCAGAGGCCGTGCATGCAGGTGAGAAGCAGCGGAGCTCCGGCTAGGATGCCTCGCTTCCAAAAACCCGTGGAGGAGGAGTGTCCCCCTGCACCTTGTCACTCTTTGCACCTGCTCCCAAATCGTTCTGCCTCTGCCAAAACAGGCAAGCGCAGGTGGTCCGTGGCCCTTCGATGAGCCCATCAAGGACTCGGACTAGGGAGGCTGGACGTGCAACGTGCTATGTTGCATTTCTGTGatgctccctgggcggttctcgGAAACAAGACTTGGGACTATAAAATACCATCACATAATGgaacataaaagtttaaaatgacagAATAAAGCCAGAGGAAAAACATAGTAAAgaccagcagcaatgcaaagatcttAAAACAGGTGGAGGGCCCAGGGGCTAAATGTATCCAGCCCCCTCCCGGCTTTCCTTTAAAGTGCCCTATCCCGAGATGATGGGGGTGCGAGGAAGAGGTGTTAAGAGGTGCCTGGAAATGGAActagcaacccccccccctcccagcctggaAAAGAACTCTGGCACAGGTGTTCTTTTCGGCACAGCAGGTGTTACACACTGCATAGCTGAGATCCCCAGAGAGATTCTCCTGGTGAGAGGCAGGAAAGTTTGGCTGCTTGGGGGAAGCCAGGTGGAGTCCCTGAAATTCCTGAGTGGCCGGGCCTGTGGCACATCCAttgattctctttctctctctaccccacccccttactttctgatgttgcttttattttagaGCTCAGGAATGTTATTTTAAGGCCCTGTAGAGTCTTAAGGGAGTGGAAGGGGAAACTCTGCCTGGGTATGTGGAGCTGAGTGATTTTCCACTTGCcgtctaaccccccccccccgcttgctcaTTTGCTGTGGTTCAAAGTCGCCAGAGGtagagggttattattattattattatttatttatatagcaccatcaatgtacatggtgctgtacagataacacagtaaatagcaagaccctgccgcataggcttacaatctaataagttgtagtaaacaataaagagggaaggagaatgcaaacaggcacagggaagtgtaaacaggcacagaggAACTGTCGGAACAGCCCCAGAGCCTTGGGGAGACGGCCTGCATCTTTTAACAAACCAAATAAGCGAACTGAACGCTGTGCTCCGTTCTGGACCTGCTCCCTCTTGCAGGCTGAGCTAGCTTGGGCAGCAAGAGAATGCTTGGATTTTGGCTATTGCTGCTTAACCTGAGTTgttactgggggtgggtggggatgggtgggCAGCAGGTGGTTGCTGGCTGTGCACAGTCTTCTCTTGGGGACCACTTTTCTAGGGCTGTGTGATGGGTGTTGGGCCCCCTGTGCCTCCcctgtgccgccatttcctgtgaCACGGGTAACGGCTAGTGATGCTTGTTTAGGCACACGTGTGGCCACCCTTTCCGTAAAGACTGGTACGGCTCCTGCTTTTGGCACGCTTCATGCACTGCTGAGACCACTGGAAATAGCTTACAGCTCCAAGTCTGGTTATGGGGCACTGAAGGTATTGGATGAGATTGAGGCTTTGCCATGGTTTGAAAGGGACAGCAGCCggtttctggtggtggtggtagtagggaAGGTTATAGTGAATGTGAACCTGATCTTTGAGGAACGTGTAAGAAAAAGGCCCTGATCCTGCTTGTGTCAATGCCATTTTTAGCAACTGACTTGATAGCAaattgcttgttttattatgtgctttacaagtattaaaataaataaactgcttgtTGCCTTGTTGGATGTGGCATCTGAAGAATCTTGGCTTTCATTTTTGCTTAGAacggaggaggaaaaacaagcttgCAAAGAAACAAGCTTCTGTTCCCCAATAGTGTGCAAGTAGTACGAGTACCTCTGCAGTGACATTTCTGtgttggggggaggaggggggaagggctgGTTAGGATTTCTGTTTATTGGGAGGAAGGGCTGCTGTGTCACCACCAGCGCTCTTTCTTCGCCCTTCCCGAGCAAAAATTTAGTTATGGGACTTAGTGCAATTTCACGTCGTTTGTACAGGCtgcagaatccagcttttctCAGTGCAGAGAATAGAGGTTTTTTAGCCCGGGAATTTTCCTTGAGCAGGAACACCCACTGCCAGCCACTTCTCCCCCATTCCGAGTTCTCTGCTGATACCAGACAACTTCTATGGTCGCATGAGCCCCGTGAGCGGGCCGTGAGGTGCTTCACCTTCTCGTCGGGCTTTGCTGCCGCAAACCACCTGCCCACTCTTTTTATCGAAGGCCTTCTCCtccccacgccccccccccaaagagcttcCTGGAACCCACAaagacttctctcctatttccttCCTCCCCCGACACCCCAGGCGGCAAAGATGAGTGCCAGCGACAAAGAGCGGACTCCCCAGTTGCTCTTTGTGAAAGCCTTGGCCAGCAGAGGGCGCCTCGAGGCCATCGCCCAGCAGATGGGCTACCACCCGCAGTACCTGGACAGCTTCCTCCGGATGCAACATTACCTGTTGCACATGGACGGCCCTTTGCCTTTCGACTGCCGCCACTACATTGCTATCATGGTGAGTGCCAGGACCCctttggcaaggggggggggtgacCTTGCAGGGGGCCCTCCCCTGCTCAGCCTGTTCTGTGCGTTCCTCACTTCAGCTTCGGGCAGGCAGCGAGTGCGAGTGGCTGTGGCTTGGAGCTGTGCCGTGTCTTTTCCTTTTTGCTTGCTGCAGCCGCTGTGCTTACTCAACCTGTCTTTGGCCACCTCCTTCCTCTTTTGCCACTCAGCCAAAGAGTTGTTGTTTCGGAGCTGTTCTTCGCCCACATCTCTTGAGCCTTTGTGGAGTAATTGAGCACCTCGGCGTTTCTGCACAACCGGGCATTCaggctagccttctcctctacaGCCGTTTCATCCACAATAACCCCAAAGATAGGGGGCAACAGAAATGCTCAAGGGGTCGTGGcacctcccctgtgaggaaagcagACAACGTTTGGGACTATTTAGCTTGGGAGAAAGGCGAGTGAGGGGAGGCACGATGcagaaatatgcatggtgtggagaaggtagatagggaggcatttttctccctctcccataatactagaacccaagggggtcacatcccatgaagctgatgggtgggaaattcaggacagataaaagcaaggagttcttcacacagcagatagttaaactatgggattcacctccacaagatgtagtgatggctttaaaagggagaaggctattgatggctactagtcctggtgattttatttatttattaaaacatttgtatcccaccctatatcatctCAGGGTACAGATAGAATTATACAACAATacgaaacaataaatatacacagctaaaaacaaattaaaaccataaatcaagctaaaaccagtctagactttgaaagcagtaaaatttatttatttatttatttatttattacatttttataccgcccaatagccgaagctctctgggcggttcacaaaaattaaaaccataataaaacaaccaacagcttagaagcacaaatacaaaatacagtatataaaaagcacaaccaggataagaaccacgcagcaaaattgatataaaattaaaatacagagttaaaacagtaaaatttaaatttaagttaaaattaagtgttaaaatactgggagaataaaaaggtcttcagctggcaacgaaagcagtacagtgtaggtgccaggcggacctctctggggagctcattccacaaccggggtgccacagcagaggaggccctcctcctagtagccacctgcctcacttcctttggcaggggctcacggagaagggcccctgtagatgatcttaaggtctgggcaggtacatatgggaggaggcgttccttcaaataacctggccccaaaccgtttagggctttaaatgtcaataccagcactttgaatctggcccggacctggactggcagccaatgaagttgtaaaaggactggcgtaatgtgatctcgccggccagtccctaaaaactaattaaaaccataaaacagtgtgcaagcttggtgaatttagccctcaaaggctttgtcaTGTCTTCACTTGGCACCAGAGTAAAGCCAGTGTCGGTCGGGCCTCCAGTAGAGCAGctgcaacagagaaagccctctcccgtgtcccaccatagcgtatgtctcatgttggtgggacgcggaggagggcttctccaacggatctcaagtcttgggtgggcatatatagggagaagcATTCCCTCCagtataataatattttttttttcttacccgcctctccctttggatcgaggcagggaacaacattggtacaggaatcaatacattttaaaaagtcttgaTTTTACAtgaatctgggtaggcctgccggaaaaggctagtcttcaaagctgcctcaaaatcacagagagagttaatattacgaatctccttcggcaggccgttCTATAATctaggggcgacagaagaaaaggtcctctgggaaactgatgtcggcctagtcttggctgactgaagtaaattctccccagaggaccggagtgtgcgggacggactgtatgggagaaggcgatcccgcaggtaacctggacccaaaccgtttagggctctatgctacttccagtaacagaggcagtaggcccatgtagaccagttgcaggggaacatgggcaggaggatgttgctgcactcatgtcctgcttctggtttCTCACCAGCAActccttagagcagccttcctcaacctggggtgctccagatgtgttggactgctggggcattctgggagttgtagtccaacacatctggagcgccccaggttgaggaaggctgctttagaggatGCAGTATGCCGCAcgggatagacccttggtctgatccagcatggctcttcttaaatcCTTCccagctgtgttttttttttaacggtttttaatgctttatgtgtgtatgttctgtgttttaggattttaaattttgtatactcgttttaatcttaatttttagaatttctgtaaaccgcccagagagccctggctgtgggagcggtatataagtacaataaataaataaataaaataaaatacgggCTGTTCCTCCATCTCCACCCAAATGCTGAGAAAGATGTTTGAAGCAGTGGCAAAGTAAGGGGCAGGGGGTGTTGGGTTATTTTGAGGGGGTGTGTGTCCAGGGATGGGAAgctgagagagaggaagaaatggCTGATTTGGAGGGCTGACCCATATCTGTGGACGCGATGAGGATGGGCTAAGCCACGCCACTTGTTCAAAGGCTGCCTTGCCTTCGCTGACCGTGGGCTCGGTGGGCCTGTCACGTGTCTTCCAGGCCGCTGCCCGGCACCGGTGTCGGTACTTGGTGAATCTCCACGTGCTGCAGTTCCTGAGGGTGGGCGGTGACCCCCTGTGGCTGCGGGGCCTGGATTACATCCCCCCCAAACTCCGCAAGCTCAGTGAAATTAACAAGATCCTGGCGCACAGGCCCTGGCTCGTGGGCAAGGAGCACATTGAGGTAACGCGGCGGGCTGGCCGGGAGAAATGAGGAGTGGGGGGAGTGCAGATGCCTGGATTGCATCTGCTTGCCCGGATTGCAGATGCGGCCGTGGCCTTTCTGCTTAtagctgctgccccctcccatgggcaacctggtaccctccagctgCTTGGGGGAGGCAACCATGGACCCTCCAGCTCTTCCAAACTACAATGCCCACAATCCCTGGCCATGGTGGGCTGGAGCGTAGGAATGTTGTTGTCCAAAACGCCTGGAGGGCGCTAGGCTGCCTGCCCCTGCAAAACCTGTGTTGCCTCAGAGATGCAAGGCAAATTCAGCTACGTGCAATACATGGACTTGGAGTTACCATTAAAGGCCACATACTCTGCCCCGGGGTGATGCTGTTtcctgaacccacccacccccagctgcggGACATCAGTAGaagccacttttttaaaaaaattggtgctCCtatttcagagtgagggcaaatcCTGGAAAATTGTATGTTGGGACTCTTTTCTGGATTGATTGTTGGTTTGATATGAATGAACTACAAGTGGGGTCGATGGGGTTGGGGGTTGCAAAggaatcggggtggggtgggaattttACTCCGTGCAGTTGTAGCCCCTTCCAAAGTTTGCCCCCTATCCTAATCTTTGCCCTTTTGGCTCAAACATTTCCatcccggggaggggggggagcttcCTTAGGCCGgccacaaatttttaaaaatcacccaaGTGGGCACGAAGCTCAAAATAAAACAAGCCGTTGGAATACATTTAAGGGAGCAGACGGAATGAAGTGTTGCGGCTGCAGGATGCCAGGTTTCCCAGGCCCAGAAATGTGAGGTTTTTGGGGTTGGGAATGGAGGCCTGCGTGAGAATCCAGAGCTAGTGTTGCTCTCCTGCGTTGCTTGTAGAAGCTGCTGAAGATCAGCGAACAGAGCTGGTCCCTGGCTGAGCTGGTCCACGCCGTCGTGCTGCTGGCCCACTACCACGCGCTGGCGAGCTTTGCTTTCGGCTGCAGCTGCGAACAGGACGTCTGCCCGGAGGGAAGGGGCTTGCTGAAGCTCACTCTCCCGGGGAACCTGTGCTTCTGTGAAGTGGGCAACAGCTGTGGCCATGAGCTGCTACATCTCAACCGGAAGCGGGTGTGTGGCTTCGAGGcgagggaggaaggagagggaggggagctgtGGGCACGGCGGGGCAGGCTGTCTCCGCTGGGCAGGGGTGCTGTGCTCTAAACGTGGGCTCTCACGCGGTGGTGACTGcgggtgtggtgggtgggtgggtggagaggtcTCCCTGCCCGGGCCATGAGCAAACAACAGTCTTTGGTGTTTTTCTCCACTGACCTGCAGTCCTTGGATTCCTGCGTGGAACTGGAGTCTCTGCGGGAGCGCATTCACAGGCTGCAAGTGGAGAGCGAGGCCCGGGAAGAGCTGAGGCCGCCTGACCGTGACGAAGGTAAAGCCTGGGGTGGGCTGTGGCGCGGCTTGACGTAAGTGTCTCCAGCAATGCGTTCTGGGTAGAGACATTCAGCATCTGGAGGGAGCTGGGATGCCCACCTCCCTCTCTTGCTAATGTGCTTCCTGTGATTCGTGTCTGTCTCCTAGGTCCCGATGGAGCAATCTCTGGTGCTGTGGATCTCTCCTGTTACGTTCAGGACCCAAACTTTGGTTATCAGGACTTTGCCCAGTGTGATGAGGACCAGCCGCAGATATTTCGTGTGCAGGTGAGCGTGGTGGTGGCGGCGCTGCTACAGTAGGATGGACCTGGGAGGCCAGTCGAGTAGGGGTTACTGAAACACCTCCTCCATGAATGGCGGCGGCAGATAGGACCTGGCTGGACCTCCCtttccccgcctccctgctgcaTCAGAGAGTGCTGGTCCAGGCCTGGCTTTCTCCTTCCCTTATCCACCCTGTGCTCTCCCCTGTTTTGCTAGGACTACTCCTGGGAAGACCACGGCTTCTCGCTGGTGAACAGGTTGTACTCTGACATCGGGCATCTGCTAGACGAGAAATTCCGGAAGGTCGACGGACTCCAGAGCTGTTCGATGGCCAAGCGGCAGGGCTGTGAACATGCCACCTTCAAGCGTGGCATCTGGAACTACATCCACTGCATGTTCGGCATCAGGTACCGGCTTTTCTTGTCTTCTGGGCTGGTGGGGGATCAGTCTCTAGCCTTGAAGATCCCAATCCCTGTCAccgtgccctgccctgccctaagAGCCCATGGTGTGTTGTGGTAGTGTCAGATGGCTTAAGAAAGCAAGGCAGActgagacctggttcacacataatgctaacctacAGTTTATTTAATCCAGGGATTGTTGAATTCTTAGTTGTTGTGATATACGAAcacagccatgctaacaaaccatggtttaacaaacacaaacaactgagaaagaaaacccatggtttattgttggcttGTGAATCCTGGATTGTTTAAACCCATGTGTGgttattatgtgtgaacccagaaccatgagttgttcatgggttgttttgtcaGGCTATAGAGGCATTAGCAAGAGCAATAAAAGAAACCCAGCCCAGACCAATGCCACAGTGTTGCAAAGGCATTTAGGATACAGGGAGGCTGTGGGTCAAGGAGGAAGGAAACGAACAACCTAGGGATTGAGGAAAGAAACCATGCTTTGACCAATCCTGTACTTAGAAACCCTGGGCAAGGCAACACACCGTGGGTTAAGTAAGCCATGGGTTAGTTTTAAGTGCGAACCAGGTCTGTGTATagagccagttccctcacaaggATGGGAGGCTTCAGGAGGAATCCTTCTCCTGCCTTGTGTGAACTTTTTGCCTTGGCTTTCTAAGTTTTGGCTGAGGAAGGGAATGGGTATCATCGGACATGcctggtgcgtgtgtgtgcgcgccctTTTGAGGCAGGAGGAACGACTTCATTTTGACGCCGGTTCTGACATCCTGTTCCTCACGTTCCAGGTATGACGACTACGACTACGCAGAGGTGAACCACTTCTTGGAGCGGATACTCAAGCTCTACATCAAAACTGTGACATGCTCCCCAGAGAAGATGAACCCGGAGATGTTTGAGCGCTTCTGGAAGCAGTTCAAGCACAGTGAAAAGGTTAGGAGCAGCAGAGTTTGTGGGGGGGCTGGAGAGCAGCCCGGGGAAGTTTCAGAACCAGCAGGCGTTGCTGTGAAAGGCGGCTTCTGCAGCCGGTCCCTTTGTGATCTTTCagtaggtatctggttggccattgcgggaagagaatgctggactggataggcccttggtctgatgcagcagggctgctcttgagTTCTTGACAGAGACAGGATCCTGCTCTTTGGCGAGGTCTAGGGTGTGCCCATTGCACAGGTGATAGCAACAGTCAGGTCTTCCGACCAGCTGGGTTGTGGGGTGCAGAGGGGGAGGTGCTGGcttctcctctgctgccttcCATTTGGAGCGTCCGGTTGTGTGCCAGGAACGGCTGTCGCGCAGCTGATCTGGACAGCTCCAAGTAGCTTTCCTCCTGTGGCTGCACAGGAGTTGCCGTAAAACCAGAATGACAAACTTATTGCGCAAAACCCAAAACGCATCTGCAGCACCAGGCTGATCCACCTTTTAAGGGTCACAGGTAGGAAGTTGTGCCTGCCTGGACAGAGAACTGCGCAGAGGGTTTCTGTTCACCAAATGAGGAGTCCCCAGCAACCCGCAGAGTTCAGCATTCTTTTGTTTGGGTGTCCTTATTTCTGTGCCTTCTGTTGCTTGCCACATGTTTTTCCCCGTACCAAGTCAGCCACCTGCTTGGCAACCTGAGGATCTAAATACTTTCCTTGGCAAAGGCATTAATCTCTgtgctgccttttctttttctctttaaaagccATTTGTCTGGCTGTGTTCGTTTTTAAGATCCTGTGGGAATTGATGTCCATGAATCATTTATGTACTGGATTGCCAGCATCTTACCTTTTTATGTCAGGGCCACAAGACTGAGGATGCAGGAGAGAAAGctgaccatctctctctctctccgccttaAGTCAGCAATTAACCATGATGCTTTTACTGCATCCAGCTATGACATGGCATCAGAAATAACGGAGTTAAAATCAATGGGTGcaaaagtaatttaaataaaCTGAGCCAATTTTCTTCCCAGCACCTATTAAGGGCCGTGCACTTGGCCACTGATGTACGGTAGGCTCTGTAGCTCAGTGGACTCAGCACCTGGGAAGCACTTCTGCTCAGGCCAGGAAGATCTGTTACCAGTGAGAGTGGACAATAGTGGGCTACTTAATTATTTGTTATTCATTTATAGCCTTTTTATCCGACTCCTTAGCCCAAAAGGCTCCAGAAGCAGCTTACATATGATCAGTAAAACAACACAGTCCTTGCCCATCTGCCTGCAATTTAAAatgacacgacacacaaggaagaaggagtggggagggaagaggagaatacATCTTTCAGCCGAGAGGGTGGCATTGGCCATACTTCCGCCTTTCATCTGCCTGTGTACAGCCTGCTAGATTAATCAGTGCTCTGACCAGAGGAAGGCAGTTTCGTATGGTCCTATCCAATTGCAATTAGATGGGGCAGGGGAAGCTCCCAGTGATGGGGCAGGTGGGTGGCTTGGACTTGCGTATTTTCGCCCCCCCGGTTGCTTCCTCCCCTTGGCCAAACGCCacttgtggggctgcctttggccAAGTCAAACGTCCCCCTCTCTCTCACTTCTTTTTTAGGTCCATGTGAATCTCCTCATCTTGGAAGCCCGGCTGCAAGCGGAGCTGCTGTACGCGCTCCGTGCCATCACTCACTACATGGTCTCCTAGAGGGCTGCtggttccaccccccaccccatcccttggACTAGGATGGCATTGGCCGACCACGTTTACTTGaccacttccccttcccctccgagatgggaggagagagagaggtttcctCCCATCTTCATGTGCAATTGCTGGATGCATCCGACGGCATTGGGAGctgtttctgccccccccccactcctgtggGCAGGTGTGTCTGCGAAGGGTGTGGCAAGCTGCAAGGTGactcgttgtgtgtgtgtgtgtgtgtgtgtgtgtgtttggggagggggcgtcATTGCAGTTTCCTGCGTCATTGGTCAGCTCCTAGCAACTCCGTGTGGAGCCCAGCGGCCGTTACAGTATTAGAAGACCCTCTTCTTGCCCATGTGCCAATTTCTGCTGCTCATCCTCATGCCAACTTGACccacgggggggtggggtggggaggtgttccACCAGGCTTGGCGGTGCCCTCGTTCGGACTGGGAGGTGGCCGTCTGCCTGGCCTTCTGGAAGATGTGCTCCGGGCTCATGGAGAAAGTGCATCTTGACTGCCTGCTGGTCTGGTCTCACGCTGCGATGAGGAGAGGGTCTACAGccatctcccccaacctggtgcccttcaggtgtgctggaccacaactcccaggatcccgcagcacatctcgagggcaccaggctggggagggctggTGTATATAtaccctctcctctctctctctctcttccgagTTGTCCTCAGTGGTCAGACTGTTTCCAAGCTCCCCTCCTTCCACAAGCCTCCTAAACTCTCCGGACCTGTAGCTTCCCCCCACCTGCCCTCTTAATACTTGAAGTTCCCCCCGCACCCTCCGACAAGCCTGGCAAACACACCTTCTGTCCTTTTTTACCCTTCTTCCACTTAGGTCTGACGTCACGACTGCGGAGCAAGGGGACTGTGTGCCCCAGCAGTTTCTGGCTTGAGTTGCAGCTGGAGGgtgtggaaacccccccccccattgcacgATGGCCTGACAAGTCGCACAGATTCTCTTccacccctgccaaactccttgCACTTCCAACAGCCACTAAAGGTGGTTT is a genomic window containing:
- the LOC134409130 gene encoding sestrin-3-like isoform X2, with translation MILCPPSTEPAPRGKQCQRLQAAKMSASDKERTPQLLFVKALASRGRLEAIAQQMGYHPQYLDSFLRMQHYLLHMDGPLPFDCRHYIAIMAAARHRCRYLVNLHVLQFLRVGGDPLWLRGLDYIPPKLRKLSEINKILAHRPWLVGKEHIESLDSCVELESLRERIHRLQVESEAREELRPPDRDEGPDGAISGAVDLSCYVQDPNFGYQDFAQCDEDQPQIFRVQDYSWEDHGFSLVNRLYSDIGHLLDEKFRKVDGLQSCSMAKRQGCEHATFKRGIWNYIHCMFGIRYDDYDYAEVNHFLERILKLYIKTVTCSPEKMNPEMFERFWKQFKHSEKVHVNLLILEARLQAELLYALRAITHYMVS
- the LOC134409130 gene encoding sestrin-3-like isoform X1, with the protein product MILCPPSTEPAPRGKQCQRLQAAKMSASDKERTPQLLFVKALASRGRLEAIAQQMGYHPQYLDSFLRMQHYLLHMDGPLPFDCRHYIAIMAAARHRCRYLVNLHVLQFLRVGGDPLWLRGLDYIPPKLRKLSEINKILAHRPWLVGKEHIEKLLKISEQSWSLAELVHAVVLLAHYHALASFAFGCSCEQDVCPEGRGLLKLTLPGNLCFCEVGNSCGHELLHLNRKRSLDSCVELESLRERIHRLQVESEAREELRPPDRDEGPDGAISGAVDLSCYVQDPNFGYQDFAQCDEDQPQIFRVQDYSWEDHGFSLVNRLYSDIGHLLDEKFRKVDGLQSCSMAKRQGCEHATFKRGIWNYIHCMFGIRYDDYDYAEVNHFLERILKLYIKTVTCSPEKMNPEMFERFWKQFKHSEKVHVNLLILEARLQAELLYALRAITHYMVS